One region of Rhodospirillales bacterium genomic DNA includes:
- a CDS encoding MFS transporter encodes MGLAAFRRRDFRYFFFGKAFASFSLHMVMVAITYQVYDLTGDPMNLAYIGLSIFAPAFGFALVTGYVADQFDRRFVLAMCYLVMMASAVLLALFSISGSTEVWPVFLILVLFGTGRAFYQPTSNALVPNLVPPEEFPNAVAWNTTANKLAAICGPALGGFLYLLGPEFVYEVSAVVLVMASVTVLMIKTRIAREGRGPITMEVLFAGVAYVFEKKVILGAITLDLFVVLLGGATALLPVFAKDILDVGAGGAGLLRAAIAVGGISTALVLTQITLTRAAGRIMFITVFIFGLATITFGLSSWFALSLLAMFVLGASDMVSVYIRQTLIQLATPDEKRGRVSAVNSIFINTSNEIGEFRAGVMAAWLGAVPAVVIGGVGSVIIAGLFWRLFPDLAKVERVDRTM; translated from the coding sequence ATGGGGCTGGCGGCTTTTCGTCGGCGCGATTTTAGATACTTCTTTTTTGGCAAGGCCTTCGCTTCGTTCTCACTGCACATGGTGATGGTGGCCATTACCTATCAGGTTTATGACCTGACCGGTGATCCCATGAACCTTGCCTATATTGGCCTGTCAATCTTTGCGCCAGCCTTTGGCTTTGCCCTGGTTACAGGGTATGTGGCCGATCAGTTCGACCGGCGTTTTGTGTTGGCCATGTGTTATCTGGTGATGATGGCGTCAGCGGTGCTGTTGGCATTGTTCAGCATCTCAGGCAGTACAGAAGTTTGGCCTGTGTTTCTGATTTTGGTGTTGTTTGGCACGGGGCGCGCGTTTTATCAGCCCACTTCTAATGCCTTGGTGCCCAATCTGGTGCCACCGGAAGAATTCCCCAATGCGGTCGCATGGAACACCACCGCCAACAAACTGGCGGCGATCTGTGGCCCTGCCCTTGGCGGGTTTCTATATCTTTTGGGGCCGGAATTTGTGTACGAGGTAAGCGCTGTTGTTCTGGTCATGGCATCCGTGACCGTGTTGATGATCAAAACCCGGATCGCCCGCGAAGGCCGTGGCCCGATTACGATGGAAGTTTTGTTCGCAGGGGTTGCGTACGTCTTCGAAAAGAAAGTTATTCTTGGGGCCATTACCCTTGATTTGTTTGTGGTGTTGCTGGGCGGTGCCACGGCTTTATTGCCGGTATTTGCCAAGGACATTCTTGATGTCGGGGCAGGCGGTGCCGGGTTGCTTCGGGCTGCCATTGCGGTCGGCGGTATTTCCACCGCGCTGGTGTTAACCCAAATCACGCTGACCCGGGCTGCGGGCAGGATCATGTTTATCACCGTGTTCATCTTCGGGCTTGCCACCATCACGTTCGGATTGTCTTCGTGGTTTGCGCTGTCCTTGTTGGCAATGTTCGTGTTGGGGGCATCGGATATGGTCAGCGTCTATATTCGCCAAACCCTGATTCAGCTTGCCACGCCCGATGAAAAACGGGGCCGGGTCAGTGCCGTGAACTCAATCTTTATCAACACCTCCAATGAAATCGGAGAATTTCGCGCGGGCGTGATGGCAGCGTGGCTGGGGGCTGTGCCCGCCGTTGTTATCGGTGGGGTGGGGTCTGTTATTATTGCCGGCCTGTTCTGGCGTCTGTTCCCGGATCTTGCCAAGGTAGAGCGTGTGGACCGCACGATGTAG